In Halovulum dunhuangense, one genomic interval encodes:
- a CDS encoding OmpA family protein, with translation MPTRKALIFAAAALAAGTGGALVSASVAVGLLEQQAVARVEAVLAPEDDWLTLRPDGAILVLSGEAPSPQAQIETLARIGGAAAGIRIADTTTVAAASQIASPMPRPAAAEAAEAAPAGTHRIEILRNGPLVTLFGEAPEAATGDDGLAARLAAYSVTDMLEPGPGRPAAGWDESLAFALLALERLEQARITVSPGRVSLSGSVESLEERQAVLEALAAERPETVTLETDLSVPRAVIAPFVFRATLASDTGLQVSGCTAETEAGRDRILAAASVLGSEPDCALGLGAPSPEWGLAVAAGISALGALGEGTLDIVDQDIALTGPAGMEPIAFDRAVDELRATLPKVFSLSAALPPPPEPEVVEEVAPPHFIAVRTEDGAVRLRGDVPDEQLGQTAETLAEAKFGFDTVINETVIRDDLPGGWSARVVGGLEGLGLLQTGQLEITATEVKLTGTTPSDEVQDRLRDVLAERLPDTAVALDVWTDEQLLVDQVLAVPAVLCAERLTLVLEAAQISFPPGETSIDETSLPIVDRLATILQECPGARFEIGGHTDSQGSESGNMALSQARADAVLAALLERGVDTVFLYARGYGESEPIADNGTEEGRAMNRRIAFSLVPGEDEVEADTEAGEILQAEDETQEDTGIETSRGESPTVIVVPAGTDPATVLPEAQDAAGNDAAASVAASDEPAQEPAPTVGDAAENAPAGSEDAPADATEEAGGEPDAPPAAEPDPDAPPRPMPRPESVSAGEGN, from the coding sequence GTGCCCACCAGAAAAGCCCTGATCTTCGCCGCGGCTGCGCTTGCCGCAGGCACCGGTGGCGCACTCGTGTCGGCGAGCGTCGCAGTGGGCCTGCTGGAACAGCAGGCCGTCGCGCGGGTCGAGGCGGTCCTGGCACCCGAGGACGACTGGCTCACGCTTCGACCCGACGGTGCCATCCTTGTCCTGAGCGGCGAGGCCCCGAGCCCGCAGGCCCAGATCGAGACGCTGGCGCGCATCGGCGGGGCCGCTGCCGGTATCCGGATTGCCGACACGACGACGGTCGCGGCGGCAAGCCAGATCGCTTCGCCCATGCCACGCCCCGCGGCAGCCGAAGCGGCCGAAGCGGCACCGGCCGGTACGCACCGGATCGAGATACTGCGCAACGGCCCGCTCGTGACCCTGTTCGGCGAGGCGCCAGAGGCAGCCACGGGCGACGACGGGCTGGCGGCGCGGCTTGCCGCATACAGCGTCACCGACATGCTTGAGCCCGGCCCCGGTCGCCCCGCTGCGGGCTGGGACGAAAGCCTTGCCTTCGCGCTTCTGGCGCTCGAACGGCTGGAACAGGCGCGGATCACCGTCAGCCCCGGCCGGGTCAGCCTTTCGGGCAGCGTCGAGTCGCTGGAGGAGCGTCAGGCCGTGCTGGAGGCGCTGGCCGCGGAACGCCCCGAGACGGTGACGCTGGAAACCGACCTTTCCGTGCCCCGCGCGGTCATCGCCCCCTTCGTGTTCCGCGCGACACTCGCATCGGACACCGGTCTCCAGGTCAGCGGCTGCACCGCCGAGACGGAGGCCGGGCGCGATCGCATCCTTGCTGCCGCGTCCGTGCTGGGCTCGGAACCCGATTGCGCGCTGGGCCTGGGGGCCCCGAGCCCCGAATGGGGCCTGGCCGTTGCCGCGGGGATCTCTGCCCTGGGCGCATTGGGCGAGGGCACGCTCGACATCGTGGATCAGGACATCGCCCTGACCGGCCCTGCGGGCATGGAGCCGATAGCGTTCGATCGCGCGGTCGATGAACTGCGCGCCACCCTGCCCAAGGTATTCTCGCTGTCTGCCGCCCTGCCCCCCCCGCCCGAGCCGGAGGTGGTCGAGGAAGTCGCACCGCCGCATTTCATCGCGGTGCGCACCGAGGACGGCGCCGTCCGGTTGCGCGGCGACGTGCCGGACGAACAGCTGGGCCAGACTGCGGAGACCCTTGCCGAAGCGAAGTTCGGCTTCGACACGGTGATCAACGAAACGGTGATCCGCGACGATCTGCCGGGCGGCTGGTCGGCCCGCGTCGTCGGCGGGCTCGAGGGGCTGGGGCTTTTGCAGACCGGCCAGCTCGAGATCACGGCGACCGAAGTGAAGCTGACCGGGACGACACCCAGCGACGAGGTGCAGGACAGGCTGCGCGACGTGCTGGCCGAGCGGCTTCCGGACACTGCCGTGGCGCTGGATGTCTGGACCGACGAGCAGTTGCTCGTGGACCAGGTGCTGGCCGTGCCCGCCGTTCTCTGCGCGGAGCGCCTGACGCTCGTCCTGGAGGCGGCGCAGATCAGCTTCCCGCCGGGAGAGACCTCGATCGACGAGACGAGCCTGCCGATCGTCGATCGGCTGGCCACGATCCTTCAGGAATGTCCCGGGGCGCGGTTCGAGATCGGCGGCCATACCGACAGCCAGGGCAGCGAGAGCGGCAACATGGCACTCAGCCAGGCGCGGGCCGACGCCGTGCTCGCGGCGCTGCTTGAACGCGGCGTTGACACCGTGTTCCTCTACGCCCGCGGGTATGGCGAGAGCGAGCCGATCGCCGACAATGGCACCGAAGAGGGCCGCGCCATGAACCGGAGGATCGCCTTTTCGCTCGTTCCCGGCGAGGACGAGGTGGAAGCCGATACCGAAGCAGGCGAAATCCTGCAGGCCGAGGACGAGACCCAGGAGGATACCGGGATCGAGACGTCGCGGGGCGAAAGCCCCACGGTGATCGTGGTGCCCGCCGGAACCGATCCCGCGACGGTACTGCCCGAGGCGCAGGATGCGGCTGGAAACGATGCGGCGGCAAGCGTCGCGGCATCCGACGAGCCGGCGCAGGAACCGGCCCCGACCGTCGGGGACGCTGCGGAAAACGCACCCGCGGGATCAGAGGATGCACCGGCAGACGCCACGGAAGAGGCCGGCGGCGAACCCGATGCACCGCCCGCTGCGGAGCCGGATCCCGACGCGCCGCCCCGACCGATGCCACGACCGGAAAGCGTCTCGGCAGGCGAAGGAAACTGA
- the plsY gene encoding glycerol-3-phosphate 1-O-acyltransferase PlsY translates to MSWALALLGGYLLGSIPFGIVITRALGLGDLRQIGSGNIGATNVLRTGNKRAALATLVLDSGKGAAAVLIALWLAGSGAAAVAGLGAFAGHLYPVWLRFRGGKGVATYLGILLAMAPLAGIGACLTWLATAAIGRISSLSALVAAALAPLYVWFAGSPLVETLATAVMAVLIFWRHRDNIGRLRAGTEPRIGRGRQT, encoded by the coding sequence ATGAGTTGGGCGCTGGCGCTGCTGGGCGGCTACCTGCTGGGCTCGATCCCCTTCGGCATCGTGATCACCCGCGCGCTGGGGCTGGGCGACCTGCGCCAGATCGGATCGGGCAATATCGGTGCGACCAACGTGCTGCGCACCGGCAACAAGCGGGCGGCGCTGGCCACCCTTGTTCTCGACAGCGGCAAGGGGGCGGCTGCGGTGCTGATCGCGCTATGGCTGGCAGGGTCCGGGGCGGCGGCGGTGGCGGGGCTTGGCGCGTTTGCGGGGCATCTCTATCCGGTGTGGCTGCGCTTTCGCGGCGGCAAGGGGGTCGCGACCTATCTGGGCATCCTGCTGGCCATGGCGCCCCTTGCGGGGATCGGTGCCTGCCTGACCTGGCTCGCGACGGCCGCGATCGGGCGGATCTCGTCACTCTCGGCGCTTGTGGCCGCAGCGCTTGCGCCGCTCTATGTGTGGTTCGCGGGCAGCCCTCTGGTCGAAACCCTGGCCACGGCGGTGATGGCCGTGTTGATCTTCTGGAGGCATCGCGACAACATCGGGCGGCTGCGGGCCGGGACGGAGCCCCGGATCGGACGCGGCCGCCAGACCTGA
- the pyrC gene encoding dihydroorotase has product MTLTLTNARLVDPEAGTVADGSILVEGGVIAALGDIVPKGEVIDCGGKCLAPGIVDIGVKVGEPGERHKESYRTAGAAAAAGGVTTIVTRPDTRPVMDTPEALTFAMRRAAEAAPVNVLPMAALTKGFEGREMTEIGFLRDAGAVAFTDADRPVRDPRVLIRAMQYAAGLDALIVGHVQEPGLSAGACMTSGPFAAKLGLPSVSPVAERMQLERDIALIEMTGVRYHADQVTCAAGLAVLERAKASGLRLTAGTSVHHLTLNTFDVDDYRTFFKVKPPLRSEDDRMATVEALASGLIDIVCSMHTPQDEESKRLPFEEAASGAVGLETLLPAALQLYHAGHIDLPRLFRALSLNPARLLGLPCGRLSEGAPADLVLFDPDAPFVLDRSTLRSKSKNTPYDGRRMQGRVLRTLVGGKEVFAR; this is encoded by the coding sequence ATGACGCTGACCCTGACCAACGCCCGGCTGGTCGACCCCGAGGCGGGGACCGTCGCAGACGGCTCGATCCTGGTCGAGGGCGGCGTGATCGCGGCCCTGGGCGACATTGTCCCGAAGGGCGAGGTGATCGACTGCGGCGGCAAGTGCCTTGCCCCCGGCATCGTCGATATCGGCGTCAAGGTGGGCGAGCCGGGCGAGCGCCACAAGGAAAGCTACCGCACCGCCGGGGCCGCGGCGGCGGCAGGCGGCGTGACCACCATCGTGACCCGCCCCGACACGAGGCCGGTGATGGACACGCCCGAGGCGCTGACCTTCGCCATGCGCCGCGCGGCCGAGGCGGCGCCGGTCAACGTGCTGCCGATGGCCGCGCTGACCAAGGGCTTCGAGGGCCGGGAGATGACCGAGATCGGCTTCCTGCGCGATGCCGGCGCGGTCGCCTTCACCGATGCCGACCGACCGGTGCGCGATCCCAGGGTGCTGATCCGCGCGATGCAGTACGCCGCAGGGCTGGACGCGCTGATCGTCGGCCATGTGCAGGAGCCGGGGCTGTCTGCCGGCGCCTGCATGACATCCGGGCCCTTCGCGGCCAAGCTGGGCCTGCCGTCGGTCAGCCCGGTTGCGGAACGGATGCAGCTCGAGCGGGACATCGCCCTGATCGAGATGACCGGCGTGCGCTACCACGCCGACCAGGTTACCTGCGCCGCCGGGCTCGCGGTGCTGGAGCGGGCCAAGGCCAGCGGATTGCGGCTGACGGCGGGCACTTCGGTCCATCACCTGACGCTGAACACCTTCGACGTGGACGACTACCGCACCTTCTTCAAGGTGAAGCCGCCGCTGCGGTCCGAAGATGACCGGATGGCCACGGTCGAGGCGCTGGCATCCGGCCTCATCGATATCGTCTGTTCCATGCACACGCCACAGGACGAGGAAAGCAAGCGCCTGCCCTTCGAGGAGGCGGCTTCCGGCGCCGTGGGGCTTGAGACGCTGCTGCCCGCCGCGTTGCAGCTTTACCACGCGGGGCATATCGACCTGCCGCGCCTGTTCCGTGCCCTGTCGCTGAACCCGGCGCGGCTGCTGGGCCTGCCCTGCGGGCGGCTGTCCGAAGGGGCGCCGGCGGACCTGGTGCTGTTCGATCCCGACGCGCCCTTCGTGCTGGACCGCTCCACCCTCCGCTCGAAGTCGAAGAACACCCCCTATGACGGGCGGCGGATGCAGGGCCGGGTGCTGCGCACGCTGGTCGGCGGAAAAGAGGTCTTTGCGCGATGA
- a CDS encoding glutamate--cysteine ligase: MSIPQSGGGPIEDFSQLASYLESGCKPVESWRIGTEHEKFGYCYKERLPLPYDGACSIRAMLEGLRERFGWEPVLEGGNIIGLVKNGANVSLEPGGQLELSGAPLETIHETCDEVNQHLREVKEIADRIGAGFIGLGAAPVWTHEQMPMMPKGRYRLMTDYMQRVGTHGLQMMYRTCTVQVNLDFSSEADMVRKFRVALALQPVATALFANSPFFEGKPNGWKSWRARIWRDLDPARTGMLPFVFEDGMGFQRYVDYALDVPMYFVYRDGKYINALGQSFRDFLKGELPALPGEKPTLSDWADHLTTIFPEARIKKFMEMRGADGGPWRRLCALPAFWVGLLYDRSALDGAWDIVKDWTAEERDTLRLDAAKLGLEAEIRGRSMRELAREVLAVSQAGLVARARKGAGGLIADETHFLNALHETVESGQTPADEMLAKYHGAWAGDLDRVYAEYSY, translated from the coding sequence ATGTCGATACCCCAGTCCGGCGGTGGCCCGATCGAGGATTTCTCCCAGCTTGCGAGCTATCTCGAGTCGGGCTGCAAACCTGTGGAATCGTGGCGTATCGGCACCGAGCACGAGAAATTCGGCTATTGCTACAAGGAGCGGCTGCCGCTGCCCTATGACGGTGCCTGCTCGATCCGGGCGATGCTGGAGGGGCTGCGCGAACGCTTCGGCTGGGAGCCGGTGCTCGAGGGTGGCAACATCATCGGGCTGGTGAAGAACGGCGCGAATGTCAGCCTGGAACCGGGTGGCCAACTGGAACTGTCCGGTGCGCCGCTGGAAACGATCCACGAGACCTGCGACGAGGTGAACCAGCACCTGCGCGAGGTGAAGGAGATCGCCGACCGCATCGGCGCCGGCTTCATCGGACTGGGCGCCGCCCCGGTCTGGACCCATGAACAGATGCCGATGATGCCCAAGGGGCGCTACCGGCTGATGACCGATTACATGCAGCGCGTGGGCACCCACGGGCTTCAGATGATGTACCGGACCTGCACCGTGCAGGTGAACCTCGACTTTTCGTCCGAGGCGGACATGGTGCGGAAATTCCGGGTGGCGTTGGCGCTGCAACCGGTGGCGACTGCGCTTTTCGCCAACTCGCCCTTCTTCGAGGGCAAGCCCAACGGCTGGAAAAGCTGGCGCGCGCGGATCTGGCGGGACCTGGACCCCGCGCGGACCGGGATGCTGCCCTTCGTGTTCGAGGATGGCATGGGCTTCCAGCGTTACGTCGATTACGCGCTCGATGTGCCGATGTACTTCGTCTATCGCGACGGGAAATACATCAACGCGCTGGGCCAGTCGTTCCGCGATTTCCTGAAGGGCGAGTTGCCCGCCCTGCCGGGCGAGAAGCCGACGCTCAGCGACTGGGCCGACCACCTCACCACGATCTTCCCCGAGGCGCGGATCAAGAAATTCATGGAAATGCGCGGCGCCGATGGCGGCCCGTGGCGCAGGCTCTGCGCGCTGCCGGCCTTCTGGGTCGGGCTGCTCTACGACCGCTCGGCGCTCGATGGTGCGTGGGATATCGTGAAGGACTGGACGGCGGAGGAGCGCGACACGCTGCGCCTGGATGCGGCGAAGCTGGGGCTCGAGGCTGAGATCCGCGGCCGGTCGATGCGCGAGCTTGCGCGCGAGGTGCTGGCGGTGTCGCAGGCCGGGCTGGTGGCGCGGGCGCGCAAGGGCGCGGGCGGGCTCATCGCGGACGAGACGCATTTCCTGAATGCCCTGCACGAGACGGTGGAGTCCGGCCAGACCCCCGCGGACGAGATGCTGGCGAAGTATCACGGCGCCTGGGCGGGCGATCTGGACCGCGTCTACGCCGAATACAGCTACTGA
- the moaE gene encoding molybdopterin synthase catalytic subunit MoaE, with protein MAVRVQDADFDLAAELRALRDGRRDIGAIVTFTGLVRDMAHGAPIDAMTLEHYPGMTERALEQIEAEARTRWELQASLIVHRYGPLAPGDQIVLVATASPHRHDAFAAAQFLMDYLKSRAPFWKKEGTPDGGRWVDARDSDEEALARWKA; from the coding sequence GTGGCGGTACGGGTCCAGGACGCAGATTTCGACCTGGCGGCCGAGCTGCGCGCATTGCGCGACGGACGCCGGGACATCGGCGCGATCGTCACCTTCACCGGGCTGGTGCGCGACATGGCCCACGGTGCCCCCATCGATGCGATGACGCTGGAGCATTACCCCGGCATGACCGAGCGCGCACTGGAGCAGATCGAGGCCGAGGCCCGGACGCGCTGGGAACTTCAGGCTAGCCTGATCGTACACCGCTACGGCCCGCTTGCCCCGGGCGATCAGATCGTACTGGTCGCGACCGCCTCGCCGCACCGGCACGACGCCTTTGCGGCGGCTCAGTTCCTGATGGATTACCTCAAGTCCCGCGCCCCCTTCTGGAAGAAGGAAGGCACGCCCGATGGCGGGCGCTGGGTGGATGCACGGGATTCGGACGAGGAAGCGCTGGCGCGCTGGAAGGCCTGA
- the ubiA gene encoding 4-hydroxybenzoate octaprenyltransferase, with protein MIDLDHIQNGGPDGRVADATDRNWVDRHAPRATRPYLRLSRADRPIGTWLLLLPCWWGLSLAIAADPASAGWGDAWIALACALGAFLMRGAGCTWNDLADREIDAAVARTRSRPLPSGQVSPRGAFVWMCAQALIAFGILLTFNGFAILLACASLGFVAIYPFAKRFTWWPQVFLGLAFNWGALVGWAAHTGSLSAAPVALYLAGIAWTLFYDTIYAHQDKEDDALIGVKSTARLFGGATARWLFWFLVVAVLLMAWAAAQALLAKAGGVALIAGIGAAWAFGWHLAWQIRHLDIDDNPTCLRLFRANREAGLIPVAGFLLAALLGGMSA; from the coding sequence ATGATCGACCTGGACCATATACAGAACGGCGGGCCCGACGGAAGGGTCGCGGATGCGACCGACCGCAACTGGGTGGACCGCCATGCACCGCGGGCCACACGGCCCTATCTTCGACTGTCCCGCGCCGACCGTCCCATCGGCACCTGGCTGCTGCTGCTTCCCTGCTGGTGGGGGTTGTCGCTTGCGATCGCGGCCGACCCCGCCTCGGCGGGTTGGGGGGACGCCTGGATCGCACTTGCGTGCGCGCTGGGCGCGTTCCTCATGCGGGGCGCGGGCTGCACCTGGAACGACCTGGCCGACCGAGAGATCGACGCCGCCGTGGCACGGACCCGCTCGAGGCCATTGCCATCGGGGCAGGTCAGCCCGCGCGGCGCCTTCGTCTGGATGTGCGCGCAAGCCCTCATCGCCTTCGGGATCCTTCTCACCTTCAACGGATTCGCGATTCTCCTCGCCTGCGCGTCGCTGGGCTTCGTCGCGATCTATCCCTTCGCCAAGCGCTTCACCTGGTGGCCGCAGGTGTTCCTCGGCCTTGCCTTCAACTGGGGCGCGCTGGTTGGGTGGGCGGCGCATACCGGGTCGCTGTCGGCGGCGCCGGTGGCGTTGTACCTGGCCGGGATCGCCTGGACCCTGTTCTACGACACGATCTACGCGCACCAGGACAAGGAGGATGACGCGCTGATCGGCGTGAAGTCCACCGCACGGCTGTTCGGGGGCGCTACAGCGCGATGGCTGTTCTGGTTCCTGGTCGTCGCCGTCCTGCTGATGGCCTGGGCCGCAGCGCAGGCGCTTCTGGCAAAGGCGGGCGGCGTTGCGCTGATCGCGGGCATCGGCGCGGCATGGGCCTTCGGGTGGCATCTGGCGTGGCAGATCCGGCATCTGGACATCGACGACAACCCGACCTGCCTGCGGCTGTTCCGCGCCAACCGGGAGGCCGGCCTGATCCCGGTGGCGGGTTTCCTGCTTGCCGCGCTGCTGGGGGGGATGTCGGCTTGA
- a CDS encoding aspartate carbamoyltransferase catalytic subunit, with translation MFPHRHLLGIEGLRPTEITTLLDLAETYAEANRAGRAPERVLAGLTQINMFFENSTRTQASFEIAGKRLGADVMNMAMQASSISKGETLIDTALTLNAMHPDLIVVRHPHSGAVNLLASKVNCAVLNAGDGRHEHPTQALLDALTIRRRKGRLHRLTVAICGDIAHSRVARSNMILLGLMENRVRLVGPRTLMPSGVDHMVAETTDDMREGLRDADVVMMLRLQKERMDGGFIPSEREYYHRFGLDAEKLSYARPDAIVMHPGPMNRGVEIDGLLADDINVSVIREQVEMGVAVRMAAMDLLARNLRAERGMA, from the coding sequence TTGTTTCCGCACCGCCATCTTCTTGGGATCGAGGGGCTGAGGCCCACCGAGATCACCACGCTGCTCGATCTTGCCGAGACCTATGCCGAGGCGAACCGCGCAGGCCGCGCGCCCGAACGGGTGCTGGCAGGGCTGACCCAGATCAACATGTTCTTCGAGAACTCCACCCGGACCCAGGCCAGTTTCGAGATCGCGGGCAAGCGGCTGGGCGCGGACGTGATGAACATGGCGATGCAGGCCAGTTCCATCTCGAAGGGCGAGACGCTGATCGACACGGCACTGACGTTGAACGCGATGCACCCCGACCTGATCGTGGTGCGCCACCCCCATTCGGGCGCGGTGAACCTGCTGGCGTCGAAGGTGAACTGCGCGGTGCTGAACGCGGGCGACGGGCGGCACGAGCATCCGACGCAGGCGCTGCTGGATGCCCTGACGATCCGCCGGCGCAAGGGCCGGCTGCACCGCCTGACGGTCGCCATCTGCGGCGACATCGCGCACAGCCGTGTCGCGCGCTCGAACATGATCCTGCTCGGGCTGATGGAGAACCGGGTCCGGCTGGTGGGCCCGCGCACCCTGATGCCGTCAGGCGTCGACCACATGGTGGCCGAGACCACCGACGACATGCGCGAGGGGCTGCGCGATGCGGACGTGGTGATGATGCTTCGGTTGCAGAAGGAACGCATGGATGGCGGCTTCATCCCGTCGGAGCGGGAGTATTACCACCGCTTCGGGCTCGATGCCGAGAAGCTGTCCTACGCCAGGCCCGACGCCATCGTGATGCATCCCGGCCCGATGAACCGCGGGGTAGAGATCGACGGTCTGCTGGCGGACGACATCAATGTCAGCGTGATCCGCGAGCAGGTGGAAATGGGGGTCGCCGTGCGCATGGCCGCGATGGACCTGCTGGCGCGCAACCTGCGCGCGGAAAGGGGGATGGCATGA
- the moaD gene encoding molybdopterin converting factor subunit 1 has translation MDVLYFAWVRERIGMPRERVETDAATVADLIDELRGREERYAVAFSDMGAIRVALDQDLAELDAPLAGVREVAFFPPMTGG, from the coding sequence CTGGACGTTCTCTATTTCGCCTGGGTCCGCGAACGGATCGGTATGCCGCGCGAACGTGTCGAGACCGATGCCGCGACCGTTGCCGATCTGATCGACGAGCTGCGCGGGCGCGAAGAACGATACGCCGTGGCCTTTTCAGACATGGGCGCCATACGCGTGGCGCTGGACCAGGATCTGGCGGAACTGGATGCGCCGCTCGCGGGTGTCCGCGAGGTGGCGTTCTTTCCGCCGATGACGGGCGGCTGA
- the pgsA gene encoding CDP-diacylglycerol--glycerol-3-phosphate 3-phosphatidyltransferase, with the protein MRWTIPNILTVGRLVAAPAFALVFVLVPRPLADLVALLLFIGAALTDYLDGWLARRWGQVSNFGRMLDPIADKAMVVIALAVVMGLSGMNTLVLIPATVILFREVFVSGLREFLGAQAGLLKVTRLAKWKTTVQMFALPALLVTLMLQAQIEAIYYAMEPARFEAILAGQGTDPLGLRLLSFLYDVMHVAGLVLLWLAALLTAVTGLDYFVKSLPYLREAKE; encoded by the coding sequence ATGCGCTGGACCATTCCGAACATCCTGACCGTCGGCCGGCTGGTCGCAGCCCCGGCCTTTGCGCTGGTGTTCGTCCTGGTGCCCCGGCCGCTGGCGGATCTGGTCGCGCTGCTTCTGTTCATCGGGGCCGCCCTGACAGACTATCTCGACGGCTGGCTGGCCCGCCGCTGGGGGCAGGTGTCGAATTTCGGGCGCATGCTGGACCCGATCGCCGACAAGGCGATGGTGGTGATCGCGCTCGCCGTGGTGATGGGGCTGAGCGGCATGAACACGCTCGTGCTGATCCCCGCGACCGTGATCCTGTTCCGGGAGGTCTTCGTCTCGGGGCTGCGGGAGTTCCTCGGCGCGCAGGCGGGGCTGCTCAAGGTGACGCGGCTGGCGAAGTGGAAGACCACCGTGCAGATGTTCGCGCTGCCCGCGCTTCTCGTCACGCTGATGCTTCAGGCACAGATCGAAGCGATATATTACGCGATGGAGCCGGCCCGTTTCGAGGCCATCCTCGCCGGGCAGGGGACCGACCCCCTTGGGCTGCGCCTGTTGTCGTTCCTATATGATGTGATGCATGTCGCGGGCCTGGTGCTGCTGTGGCTGGCCGCGCTTCTGACGGCGGTGACGGGCCTCGATTATTTCGTGAAATCCCTGCCCTATCTGAGGGAGGCCAAGGAATGA
- a CDS encoding DUF805 domain-containing protein, with translation MGGAIMACLERFMEFRGRARRSEFWWFFLFTVLVGIATVPLELALQTKMISTGVSVAFLMPTLSAASRRLHDTGRSALYLLAPLLCLPFYFLGQAAMAGAFLFCLAMLVLILCLPGQIGANRYGPDPLSAPDLAAFE, from the coding sequence ATGGGCGGGGCCATCATGGCCTGTCTGGAGCGGTTCATGGAATTTCGCGGCCGCGCGCGGCGGTCGGAATTCTGGTGGTTTTTCCTGTTCACCGTCCTGGTCGGGATCGCGACCGTTCCGCTGGAACTGGCGCTTCAGACCAAGATGATCTCGACCGGGGTCAGCGTCGCCTTCCTCATGCCCACGCTTTCGGCCGCCTCGCGGCGGCTGCATGATACCGGGCGCTCGGCGCTATACCTGCTTGCACCGCTGCTGTGCCTGCCCTTCTACTTTCTGGGTCAGGCGGCGATGGCGGGGGCGTTCCTGTTCTGCCTGGCGATGCTTGTGCTGATCCTGTGCCTGCCCGGCCAGATCGGCGCCAATCGCTACGGGCCCGACCCGCTGAGCGCGCCGGACCTCGCCGCGTTCGAGTAA
- a CDS encoding 16S rRNA (uracil(1498)-N(3))-methyltransferase, which translates to MTENSPKIRLFLDAALSVGQMVELTPAQTHYLGGVMRRAAGHEVAVFNGRDGEWRAVIEVMEKKRARLRILEQTAPQLGPPDLWLMFAPIKKARTDFIVEKATELGCARIQPVLTRFTNAERVRVDRLQAHAVEAAEQCGGTFVPEVAEPVRLDRLLGDWPADRRLMFCDEARTALPVAEALAGAGGGPWAILVGPEGGFASDEAARLRAIPGVVPVTLGPRILRADTAAAAAITAWQMQLGDWT; encoded by the coding sequence ATGACAGAGAATTCCCCGAAGATCAGGCTCTTTCTCGACGCGGCGCTGTCGGTCGGGCAGATGGTGGAACTGACGCCGGCGCAGACGCATTACCTTGGTGGCGTGATGCGCCGGGCGGCGGGACACGAGGTTGCGGTGTTCAACGGGCGCGATGGCGAGTGGCGCGCGGTGATCGAGGTGATGGAGAAGAAGCGCGCGCGGCTCCGCATCCTCGAGCAGACGGCGCCGCAGTTGGGCCCGCCCGACCTGTGGCTGATGTTCGCGCCCATCAAGAAGGCACGCACCGATTTCATCGTGGAGAAGGCGACCGAACTGGGCTGTGCGCGCATCCAGCCCGTGCTGACCCGCTTCACCAATGCCGAAAGGGTCCGCGTTGACCGGCTTCAGGCCCATGCGGTCGAGGCGGCGGAGCAATGCGGCGGCACCTTCGTCCCCGAGGTCGCCGAGCCGGTCCGGCTGGACCGCCTGCTGGGCGACTGGCCGGCCGACCGGCGGCTCATGTTCTGCGACGAGGCCCGCACAGCACTGCCGGTGGCCGAGGCGCTGGCAGGTGCCGGGGGCGGCCCCTGGGCCATTCTGGTCGGCCCCGAAGGCGGTTTCGCTTCGGACGAAGCCGCGCGGCTGCGCGCCATTCCCGGGGTCGTGCCCGTCACGCTGGGGCCGCGCATCCTGCGCGCCGACACCGCTGCCGCCGCGGCCATCACCGCCTGGCAGATGCAGCTTGGGGACTGGACGTGA